GGCGTTCGCCGCGGACCGGCTTGTAGACACAGGTGACTTCTTCACCCGCGTGGGCGACGGCGCAGTAGAGCACCGCGTTGGAGGCGTCCCGGATCTGGCCGCGGACGGTCAGTTCACCCCGGGTGAGGTGGTCGGCCGTGGTCACGCTCCCCGGCGGTATCCGTTCTGGCGCGGACATACGTGTCCTTCCGGGTCGAGCGGGAGGCTGCACAGCGGGCAGGGCGGGCGGCCGGCGTTGACGACGTCGAGGGCGCGCTTGGCGAAGGCCCGCGCCTGGGTGCCGGTGAGCCGGACCCGGAGCATCGGGGGGCCGTTCTCCTCGTCCTGGAGGAGCCGTTCCTCGGCCTCGGCGAGGTCCTCGTCGGTGTCGGCGTCCAGTTCCACCAGGGCCTGTGCCTCGACGATCATGCGCTGTTCCTCGCCGTCCCAGGCGAGCGCCATGGTGCCGACGCGGAACTCCTCCTCGACCGGGGCGTCGAGCGGCGCGGTGTCGGAGATCTCGGTGGGGGTGACGGCCGGTACGGCGGCGCTGCCCCCGCTGCGCCTGACGACCTCGTCGAGGAGTTCGTCCATGCGTTCGGCGAGGGCGGCGACCTGGGTCTTCTCCAGGGCCACGCTGGTCACCCGGGCGCCCGCTGTGGCCTGGAGGAAGAACGTACGGCGTCCGGGCAGTCCGACCGTACCGGCCACGAAACGGTCCGGCGGGTCGTAGAGGAACACCTGACGGGACACGTCCTGTCTCCTGGAGTCGTGGATGGGGGCGGCGCTACTGCGACCGCTTCACCCTACTGCGCCCGACGATCACGGTGCGCCCGCACCGCCCCCGACCGGGGCGTCGTCGGCCGGCGGGGTCTCGCGCGGCGCCAGTGACGCGAGGTCGCCGGTGTCGCCGAGGCGGACGAGAAAAGGCCGCAGACGGGTGTAACGGATCGCTGTGATGGAACACGGTTCTACGGAGATCCGCTGGAAGAGGTCGAGATGAAGTCCGAGGGCGTCCGCGACAAGGGACTTGATGATGTCGCCGTGCGAGCACATGAGGTAGACGGCGTCGGGGCCGTGGTCGCGCTCCACGCGCGCGTTCCATTCGCGTACCGCCTCGGCGGCGCGGGTCTGCATCGCGCGCATCGACTCACCGCCGGGGAACGCGGCGGCCGACGGGTGGGCCTGGACGACCTCCATCAGGGGTTCGCCGGACAGCTCGGCGAGCTTGCGGCCGGACCAGTCGCCGTAGTGGCACTCGCCGATCCGCTCGTCGCTGTGGGCGGTGAGCCCCGGGCGGGCGGCGAGCAGCGGCGCCACGGTCTCCTGGCAGCGTTGCAGGGGGCTGGCGACGACCTCGGAGATCGGCAGCGCGGCGAGCCGGGCGGGCAGCGCGGCGGCCTGCGCGGCGCCGCGTTCGTCCAGGGCGACGCCGGGCGTCCAGCCGGCGAGCACCCCCTCGGTGTTGGCGGTGGAGCGTCCGTGCCGGACCAGGATCAACGTGGGCATGCGGCCCAGGGTAGGCACTCCACGGGGTGCGCGGGGACGCGGGTGACAGGAGAATACGCTCCGTGATCGTCGACTGTGCCATCTACCGGGACGGGCGCCGTACCGAGGGACCGGAGGACTTCTCCGACGCCGTCGACGAGGCGCGGGCGGCCGGCGGGTTCGTGTGGATCGGGCTGCACGAGCCGTCGGATCGCGAGTTCGGCCTCGTCACCGAGGAGTTCGGGCTGCATCCGCTGGCCGTGGAGGACGCTCTCAAGGCCCATCAGCGGCCCAAGCTGGAGGTGTACGACGACTCGCTGTTCATGGTGCTGAAGCCGGTGGGGTACGAGCCCGAGCAGGACGTGGTGAGCACCGACGAGGTGATGGTCTTCCTCGGCGACGCCTTCGTGGTGACCGTCCGTCACGGCGAGGGGGCGGGGCTGCGGTCGGTGCGGCAGCGCCTGGAGCGGGACCCGCAGATCCTGGAGAAGGGTCCGACGTCGGTGCTGTACGCGATCTGCGACGACGTCGTCGACCACTATCTGGACGTGGCGTCCGAGTTGCAGACGGACCTGGAGGAGCTGGAGGCGGAGGTGTTCTCGCCCGACCAGGGCGGCTCGCGGCACATCGCGTCCAGGATCTACACGTTCAAGCGGCAGATCCTGGAGTTCCGGCGGGCGACGGTCCCGCTGATGCCGCCGCTGACCCGGCTGGCCGGGGTCGGCACGAGCGGGCTGACGGTGCCGTTCGTGAACCAGAAGGCGCGGCCGTTCTTCCGGGACGTCAACGACCATCTCGCGCGGGTGAACGAGTCCGTGGAGGGCCTCGACCGGCTGGTGTCGGACGTGCTGTCGGCGCATCTGGCGCAGATGAGCGTCCGGCAGAACGACGACATGCGGAAGATCTCCGCGTGGGCGGCGATGGCCGCGGTGCCCACGATGATCGCGGGCATCTACGGCATGAACTTCGACCACATGCCGGAGCTGCACTGGCTCTGGTCGTACCCGGTGGTAATCGCCGTCATGGCGGCGCTCGAGGTGCTGCTGTACCGGACGTTCAAGAAGCGTGGCTGGCTGTGAGGGGTCAGGCGAACTCGGCGGCCGCGGTGGCGTGTCCGCCGAGCGGGTCGGGCGTCGACGGGGCCCTCAGGGTCACCATCCGGCGCCACCCGACGAGGCGTTCGAAGCCGTAGACGGCGTGGATGCCGGCCCGCAGCGCCGCCGACCTGGCCCACCGCCAGCCCAGGATGCGGCCCATGTGCGCCATGACGGCCAGGCTGACGTCCCGGTAGATCCGGATCTCGGCGAGGGCGCAGGCGCGCAGGGTGGCCCGGATGGTGTGGCCGTGTCCCGCGCGGGCCAGGCGCAGCAGTTCCTCGTGGCAGTAGGCGAGGTGGTTGTCCTCGTCGTCGGAGATCATGCGGACCGCGCGGCCGAGGTCGGGGTGGTGGGCGAAGTGCCGGCGCAGCAGCCGCATCTGCTCGGAGGCGCGCTGTTCGGTGACGCGGCTGTGGGCGAGGTAGGTGACGATGTCGGCGACCGTGAGGGGTTCGTCGGACCTGAGCCGCTGGTGGGCGAGGCCGATGCCTTGGCGTTCCAGGATCATCGTGTAGTCGGTGTCGGGCGGCACCGGGACGGGTGCGATGCCGCGTTTCCTCAGCAGGGCGTTGAAGATCCGGCCGTGTTTGTCCTCGTCGGCGCCGTGCCGGGCGATCTTGGGGGCGAGGGCCTGTTCGGCGCGGGGGGCCAGGGCGGCGATCCGGGCGTTCTCCCAGCCGCCCTGGGACTCGCCGCCCGCGGCGATGGAGCAGAAGAGGGCGAACGACCGGTCGTCGTCGAGCATCTCCTGGAACAGACTCTTGGCCGAAAGCATCGTGACCACCTCTCCGCAGGGTTCCGCGGCAGTACGGAATTACTCCGCCGAGAGTGAGTCAAATGGGGCGCCAGGTGCGCTGCAACAGCTGTGTCGGGGGACTGCGCCGAAAGGAGCACACCGGGCGGTGGCCGCGAGGGCGTAACCCGAAGCGCGGTGGCGCGTTGTTCCCCGTGACGGCCGTGGCGGGGAAGACCCCCGAGCCCCCACCACGGCCGTAGGAACCTCCGCCCCTCCCGGTGTCACGCCAGTCCGGCGCGCTCCAGGGCCTCGGTGCCCGCGCGGAGCGAGGCGAGCCGCTCGTCGAGCGTGAAACCGGCCGGTGCCAGGGTCAGGGTGGTGACGCCCGCGGCCGCGTACTCCTTCATCCGGTCGGCGATCCGCTCCACGGACCCGAGGAGCGTGGTCCGGTCGATCAGCTCCTGCGGGACGGCCGCGGCGGCGCCCTGCTTGTCGCCGGAGAGGTAGGCGTCCTGGATCTCGTCGGCGGCCTGCTCGTAGCCCATCCGGCGGGCGAGCTGGTTGTAGAAGTTCTGCTTGCGGCTGCCCATGCCGCCGACGTAGAGCGCGGTGTAGGGGCGGAAGGTGTCGGCGAGGGCGGCGACGTCCTTGTCCTCGCCGAGGGCGAGCGGCAGCGTGGGGCAGACGTCGAAGCCGTCGAGGGTGAGCCCGGCCTTCTCGCGGCCCGCGCGCAGCGGCCGGATCGCGGTCTCCTCCAGGTGCTCGGCGGCCGGGAAGATCAGCAGGGCGCCGTCGGCGATCTCGCCGGTCTGCTCCAGGTTCTTCGGGCCGATCGCCGCGATGTACAGCGGGATGTGCTCGCGCTCGGGGTGCACGGTCAGCTTGAGAGGCTTGCCGGGGCCGCCGGGCAGCGGGAGCGTCCAGTGCCGCCCCTCGTAGGAGAGGCGTTCGCGGGTCATCGCCTTGCGGACGATCTCGACGTACTCGCGGGTGCGGGCCAGCGGCTTGTCGAAGGTGACGCCGTACCAGCCCTCGGAGACCTGCGGTCCCGAGACGCCGAGGCCCAGCCGGAACCGGCCGCCGGAGAGGGAGTCGAGTGTGGCGGCGGTCATCGCGGTCATGGCCGGCTGCCTGGCCGGGATCTGGAAGATCGCGGAGCCGACGTCGATCCGCTCGGTCTGGGCGGCGACCCAGCTGAGCACCGTCGCCGCGTCCGAGCCGTAGGCCTCGGCGGCCCAGCAGACGGCGTACCCGAGCCGGTCGGCCTCCTGGGCGACGGCCAGGTTGTCGCCGTCCATTCCGGCGCCCCAGTAGCCGAGGTTGATCCCGAGCTGCATGCCCATTCCCCTTACCGATCAGTAACGTCCGTTGCGCCGACCCTAGCGCGCGCGGGCCCGGCGGGGGCAGGGGCGGGGGCGCACGGCCGGTTCCGCTCGGGGCCTGGGCCCGCCCCGCGCGGGCCCGCCGCCTGTGGAGAACCGTGTCACCGCTTGTCCACAGGCACCCACTTCGCTGGTCATGGCCAGTAATGTCGCCGTTCATGGAGCAGAGGCATCTCGGCCGGACCGGCCTTCGCGTGTCCCGTATCGGGCTCGGCACCCTCACCTGGGGCCGGGAGACCGACGAGCACGACGCCGCGGACCTCGTGAAGACGTTCTGGGAAGCGGGCGGGAACCTCGTCGACACGGCGGACGTGTACGGCGACGGCGAGGCCGAGTACCTGCTGGGACGCCTCATGGAAGGGCTCGTGCCCCGCCGCGACCTGGTGATCTCCACCAAGGCGGGCGGGGTGCCGGACCCCGAGCGGCGTTTCGACGGCTCGCGCGGCCATCTGCTCTCCGCGCTCGACGCCTCCCTCGCCCGCCTCGGCACCGACTACGTCGACGTCTGGCATCTGCACGCCTTCGACCCGCACACCCCGCTGGAGGAGAGCCTCAACGCCCTCGACCTCGCGGTCTCCAGCGGGCGGGCCAGATACGCGGGCGTCGCCAACTTCTGCGGCTGGCAGCTCGCCAAGGCCGGCACCTGGCAGCTCGCGGCGCCGAGCATACGCACCCGGCTGGCCAGCACCCAGATGGAGTACTCGCTGCTGCAACGGGGTGTGGAGCGCGAGGTGCTGCCCGCCGCGCTCGACCTCGGCATCGGCCTGCTGCCGTCCTCCCCGCTGGGCCGCGGGGTGCTCACCGCGAAGTACCGGGGGGACGCCCAGCCGCCCGGCTCACGCGGGGCGTCCGACCATCTCGCGCCCTTCGTGGAGCCCTACCTCGACGACACCGCGAGCAGGATCGTCGACGCCCTCCAGACCGCGGCGGACGGCCTCGCCGTGACACCGCTTCAGGTCGCCCTCGCCTGGATCCGCGACCGCCCGGGTGTCGTCGCGCCCGTCATCGGCCCGCGCAACGCGCGCCAGCTCACGGCCGCGTTGTCAGTGGAGGCCCTTAGTCTTCCTGACGAGATCTGCCGGGCGCTCGACGATGTGTCGGCACCGGTGCACCGCTATCCCGATCACGACTGGAGCACGCTGTGAGCACGGAGCCCGAGACCCCGGACCCCACAGAGACCCCGACGGTCACGGAGCCGGGGACAACGGGAACGCCGGGGGGCGGGGGCGACACGGGTGGGGCGTCGGAGGGGGGAAGCGCCGGGGGCTCGGCGGCCGAGGGCGACGGCGACGCGGGCGGGGGCGACGACACGGCGGTCGAAGGTGCCCGTGCCTCGGCCGGGGGCGCGGCGGTCGAAGGGGCCGAGGGCGAGGGCGAGGGTGCCCCGGCCGAAAGTGACCCGCCCGAGGGTGCCGTGGCCGAAAGTGACACGGCCGAAAGTGACGGCTCCGCCAAGCAGTTGTCCGAGGCCGAGGCCGAGCTCGCCGCCCAGCGGGTGGAGCGGGAGCGGATCGCCCGGCGGAAGGCCGAGAAGCAGGCCGCCATCGACAGCGGCGCGAAGCTCAGTGGCAAGGCCGCCGACCTGCTCGCCGCCGTGCGGGCCGTGGAGAGCGGCCGGCAGCCCTCGACGACCGTCTTCGCCGACCCCGAGCCCGCCTCGCGCCCGGCCGTCCCCGCTCCCGTGCGGCCCGCCCGGCCCGAGCAGGCCGCCGTCGCGGCCCCCGCGCCCGCCGCCGTCGACTCCGTGCGGCAGGTGCTCGGTGAGGGCGGGGCACCGGACACGCTCGCGCCTCAGGTCGCCGCCGCGCTCGGCGAGGACGCGGCACGACGGCTGCGCGAGGACCCCTGGCTGCTGCTGCGGGTCGGCGGGGTGCGCCCCGAGCAGGCCGACGGCTTCGCGCGGGCGCTCCTGGGCGCCGCGTGCGCGCCGGACGACGAACGGCGCGGCCGGTCCTTCACCGGCTGGCTGCTGGAGCAGGCGGCCGTGGCCGGGCACACCGTGCTGGAGATGCCCGCGCTCATCGCCGCGCTCGGCAGGCAGGCCGTGCCCGACCCGGAGGCGGCCGTGCAGAGCGCCGTCGCGGAGGCCGAGGCGCTGGTCTTCGAGGACGCCCTCGACCCGACCGCGCCGGTGCCCGAGCCGCGCGCCCAGCCGTCCGGCGCGGGCGACGCGGAACACACCGACGACGAGGACGAGCCTGTCGAGCGGCCCGTGCGGGTCCTGGTCGGTCTCGAGCGGTACGCGCTCGCCGAGGAGAGCCTCGCCGAGGGAGTGGCCCGGCTGATCAACTCCGTGCCGAAGGAGGACGGTTCGGCGGAGTGGGAGCGTGCCGCCGACTCCACGCGCGGCTCGGCCGCCGAGCTGCTGCGGGCCGTCAGGACCGGCGGGCTCGTCCTGCACACCGGGGGCGAGGCGTCCTCGGTGGAGGCGGCGACGCTGCTGCGGACGGCCACAGGGGCGGGCCTGCGCGCCTGGGCGGCCACCCACGGCACGGACGGCCGCGACCGGTTCGCCGCCGTCCTCGACGCGAGCGGCGGGACCGAGGACGGCACGATCGTGGGCCGGGGGGCCGGAGGAAGCGGGACCGAGGGGCCCGGTGCGGCCGGCGCCGAGGGTTCCCGCGCCGGGGGGCTCGCGCCCGTCGCGACCCTCGCCGGGCTCCTCTCCGGGGCCGAAGGGCCGGGGCGGGACGCGGAGGGCGCCCTCGATCTGGACCTCCTGGTCGTGCTCGACGCGCCGCAACTCGACGTCGAGGAAGCGGCCCTGCTCGTCGAGTCGCTGCCGGACGGAGCGCGGCTGGTGCTGTCCGGGGACCCCGGGGTGCTGTGGTCGGCCGGTCCCGGGCGGGTCTTCGCCGATCTGCTGGCCGCGCGGGTCTGCCCGCAGATCGCCTCCCGCGTCCCCGACCCGGGACCGCTGGGCGAGCTGGTGTCCGGCATCGGCGTCGGCGAGCTGAACCAGGTCGAGGCGCCCGGCAAGGAGGTCGTGATCGTCCCGGTGCGGGACGCGGGCGAGGCCGTGCACCGCGCCGTGCAGCTCGTCGCGGACTCGGTGCCCCGGGCGATCGGCGTCCCGGCCGAGCAGACCCAGGTGATCACCCCTGGCCACGGCGGCGCGGTCGGGACCCGCGTCCTCAACGCCGCGCTCAAGGAGCGCCTCAACCCGGGCCCCGGCCGCTTCGGCGGCTTCGACCCGGGGGACCGGGTCGCCTACTCCCCCGCCCCCGGGCGCACCCTCACCGGCCAGGTGGTGCGCGCCGACGCCGAGGGGCTGCACCTG
The sequence above is a segment of the Streptomyces griseoviridis genome. Coding sequences within it:
- a CDS encoding DUF3090 domain-containing protein, translating into MSRQVFLYDPPDRFVAGTVGLPGRRTFFLQATAGARVTSVALEKTQVAALAERMDELLDEVVRRSGGSAAVPAVTPTEISDTAPLDAPVEEEFRVGTMALAWDGEEQRMIVEAQALVELDADTDEDLAEAEERLLQDEENGPPMLRVRLTGTQARAFAKRALDVVNAGRPPCPLCSLPLDPEGHVCPRQNGYRRGA
- a CDS encoding histidine phosphatase family protein, whose translation is MPTLILVRHGRSTANTEGVLAGWTPGVALDERGAAQAAALPARLAALPISEVVASPLQRCQETVAPLLAARPGLTAHSDERIGECHYGDWSGRKLAELSGEPLMEVVQAHPSAAAFPGGESMRAMQTRAAEAVREWNARVERDHGPDAVYLMCSHGDIIKSLVADALGLHLDLFQRISVEPCSITAIRYTRLRPFLVRLGDTGDLASLAPRETPPADDAPVGGGAGAP
- the corA gene encoding magnesium/cobalt transporter CorA: MIVDCAIYRDGRRTEGPEDFSDAVDEARAAGGFVWIGLHEPSDREFGLVTEEFGLHPLAVEDALKAHQRPKLEVYDDSLFMVLKPVGYEPEQDVVSTDEVMVFLGDAFVVTVRHGEGAGLRSVRQRLERDPQILEKGPTSVLYAICDDVVDHYLDVASELQTDLEELEAEVFSPDQGGSRHIASRIYTFKRQILEFRRATVPLMPPLTRLAGVGTSGLTVPFVNQKARPFFRDVNDHLARVNESVEGLDRLVSDVLSAHLAQMSVRQNDDMRKISAWAAMAAVPTMIAGIYGMNFDHMPELHWLWSYPVVIAVMAALEVLLYRTFKKRGWL
- a CDS encoding ferritin-like domain-containing protein encodes the protein MLSAKSLFQEMLDDDRSFALFCSIAAGGESQGGWENARIAALAPRAEQALAPKIARHGADEDKHGRIFNALLRKRGIAPVPVPPDTDYTMILERQGIGLAHQRLRSDEPLTVADIVTYLAHSRVTEQRASEQMRLLRRHFAHHPDLGRAVRMISDDEDNHLAYCHEELLRLARAGHGHTIRATLRACALAEIRIYRDVSLAVMAHMGRILGWRWARSAALRAGIHAVYGFERLVGWRRMVTLRAPSTPDPLGGHATAAAEFA
- a CDS encoding LLM class F420-dependent oxidoreductase translates to MQLGINLGYWGAGMDGDNLAVAQEADRLGYAVCWAAEAYGSDAATVLSWVAAQTERIDVGSAIFQIPARQPAMTAMTAATLDSLSGGRFRLGLGVSGPQVSEGWYGVTFDKPLARTREYVEIVRKAMTRERLSYEGRHWTLPLPGGPGKPLKLTVHPEREHIPLYIAAIGPKNLEQTGEIADGALLIFPAAEHLEETAIRPLRAGREKAGLTLDGFDVCPTLPLALGEDKDVAALADTFRPYTALYVGGMGSRKQNFYNQLARRMGYEQAADEIQDAYLSGDKQGAAAAVPQELIDRTTLLGSVERIADRMKEYAAAGVTTLTLAPAGFTLDERLASLRAGTEALERAGLA
- a CDS encoding aldo/keto reductase yields the protein MEQRHLGRTGLRVSRIGLGTLTWGRETDEHDAADLVKTFWEAGGNLVDTADVYGDGEAEYLLGRLMEGLVPRRDLVISTKAGGVPDPERRFDGSRGHLLSALDASLARLGTDYVDVWHLHAFDPHTPLEESLNALDLAVSSGRARYAGVANFCGWQLAKAGTWQLAAPSIRTRLASTQMEYSLLQRGVEREVLPAALDLGIGLLPSSPLGRGVLTAKYRGDAQPPGSRGASDHLAPFVEPYLDDTASRIVDALQTAADGLAVTPLQVALAWIRDRPGVVAPVIGPRNARQLTAALSVEALSLPDEICRALDDVSAPVHRYPDHDWSTL
- a CDS encoding helix-hairpin-helix domain-containing protein: MSTEPETPDPTETPTVTEPGTTGTPGGGGDTGGASEGGSAGGSAAEGDGDAGGGDDTAVEGARASAGGAAVEGAEGEGEGAPAESDPPEGAVAESDTAESDGSAKQLSEAEAELAAQRVERERIARRKAEKQAAIDSGAKLSGKAADLLAAVRAVESGRQPSTTVFADPEPASRPAVPAPVRPARPEQAAVAAPAPAAVDSVRQVLGEGGAPDTLAPQVAAALGEDAARRLREDPWLLLRVGGVRPEQADGFARALLGAACAPDDERRGRSFTGWLLEQAAVAGHTVLEMPALIAALGRQAVPDPEAAVQSAVAEAEALVFEDALDPTAPVPEPRAQPSGAGDAEHTDDEDEPVERPVRVLVGLERYALAEESLAEGVARLINSVPKEDGSAEWERAADSTRGSAAELLRAVRTGGLVLHTGGEASSVEAATLLRTATGAGLRAWAATHGTDGRDRFAAVLDASGGTEDGTIVGRGAGGSGTEGPGAAGAEGSRAGGLAPVATLAGLLSGAEGPGRDAEGALDLDLLVVLDAPQLDVEEAALLVESLPDGARLVLSGDPGVLWSAGPGRVFADLLAARVCPQIASRVPDPGPLGELVSGIGVGELNQVEAPGKEVVIVPVRDAGEAVHRAVQLVADSVPRAIGVPAEQTQVITPGHGGAVGTRVLNAALKERLNPGPGRFGGFDPGDRVAYSPAPGRTLTGQVVRADAEGLHLRCAGAAVVVPKERVEQAVRHGWAVTAHQAAGARWPAVVVVLPGDAAQALSRPWVYTAFGRAERHLSVVHGVEQALARAVAEVQAKPRTTRLPALLAPQLPTTTG